The Balearica regulorum gibbericeps isolate bBalReg1 chromosome 12, bBalReg1.pri, whole genome shotgun sequence genome includes a region encoding these proteins:
- the PGPEP1L gene encoding pyroglutamyl-peptidase 1-like protein isoform X2 — MDSNSNTVVVTGFGPFRQYLVNSSWEAVKELSKRGLGKNIDLHILQLPVVYQKAKEQVFMIWTTLQPLLTVHVGLASSAKAIIILEQCGKNKGYQEMDACGFHPEGGCCMLDGPEKIESTINMKTLWKNISVEGIDIIFSRDAGSDRYRKLTPRPGWMNTSSMDCSKGK; from the exons ATGGATTCAAATTCCAACACTGTGGTTGTAACtg gttttggtCCCTTTAGACAATACCTGGTTAATTCTAGCTGGGAAGCAGTGAAg GAGCTGTCCAAGAGAGGCCTTGGTAAAAACATAGATCTCCATATCCTGCAGCTGCCGGTGGTTTACCAAAAAGCAAAGGAGCAAGTCTTCATGATATGGACAACTCTTCAGCCGCTG CTTACTGTTCACGTTGGGCTGGCTTCATCCGCCAAAGCAATCATCATCCTTGAGCAGTGTGGGAAGAACAAAGGCTACCAAGAGATGGATGCTTGTGGTTTTCACCCAGAAGGTGGCTGTTGCATGCTAGATGGCCCAGAAAAGATTGAATCTACAATTAATATGAAGACTCTctggaaaaacatttcagtggaAGGGATTGATATAATCTTTTCCAGAGATGCGGGAAG TGACCGTTACAGAAAACTGACACCACGTCCTGGATGGATGAATACCTCATCTATGGATTGCTCTAAGGGTAAATAA
- the PGPEP1L gene encoding pyroglutamyl-peptidase 1-like protein isoform X1, with translation MDSNSNTVVVTGFGPFRQYLVNSSWEAVKELSKRGLGKNIDLHILQLPVVYQKAKEQVFMIWTTLQPLLTVHVGLASSAKAIIILEQCGKNKGYQEMDACGFHPEGGCCMLDGPEKIESTINMKTLWKNISVEGIDIIFSRDAGRYICDYTYYASLYYGNGRAAFIHVPPLSKSVTADLLGKALQTIILEMLKQCGEERE, from the exons ATGGATTCAAATTCCAACACTGTGGTTGTAACtg gttttggtCCCTTTAGACAATACCTGGTTAATTCTAGCTGGGAAGCAGTGAAg GAGCTGTCCAAGAGAGGCCTTGGTAAAAACATAGATCTCCATATCCTGCAGCTGCCGGTGGTTTACCAAAAAGCAAAGGAGCAAGTCTTCATGATATGGACAACTCTTCAGCCGCTG CTTACTGTTCACGTTGGGCTGGCTTCATCCGCCAAAGCAATCATCATCCTTGAGCAGTGTGGGAAGAACAAAGGCTACCAAGAGATGGATGCTTGTGGTTTTCACCCAGAAGGTGGCTGTTGCATGCTAGATGGCCCAGAAAAGATTGAATCTACAATTAATATGAAGACTCTctggaaaaacatttcagtggaAGGGATTGATATAATCTTTTCCAGAGATGCGGGAAG GTATATCTGTGATTACACCTACTACGCCTCTCTGTATTATGGCAACGGAAGAGCAGCATTCATCCATGTACCTCCATTATCCAAATCGGTAACAGCAGACCTTCTAGGAAAAGCATTACAGACAATTATCTTAGAAATGTTAAAACAGtgtggagaagaaagagagtAG